In Stieleria varia, one genomic interval encodes:
- a CDS encoding glycosyltransferase family 4 protein produces the protein MVLHSKLSTQLRRAGFRLVVLTPDSGAGSIKAFQSDQLATESVAFQKTHLLMTLNDARRYLREPIQENAALWSRHQYVASGLAGNYAKYRAWMNHAAHRLLFRRQFVHRAFDAVDRKFHRRAALVDKLRSISPSLVVSTYPVDPFEISGLLAAKELGIKTVGHLLSWDNITCKGRFTAVPDYFVSWGPVMSEEIEQHYGVDCDRIFPVGVPHFDAHREEIDPSLNSDVLQDLGLDPGKPYLFLGMSAPIFAPHEIDVVQWLADNVSTGRFGDDMQLVIRPHPQNVTGNMADVSWLDRLKAMRSSRVALNLPLLSQRGLSWDLETRDLTVLVNLLAGCSICLNSGSTLSIDALAHNKPVVLTMFDADRTDLPWWQSASRIREYPHYKKLIEMGGVSPVDSFAQLEAEIDAYLTDPDRNHQQRAETLARECRAIDGLSCERVATAFDRILEMGN, from the coding sequence ATGGTGCTGCACAGTAAGCTCTCAACGCAACTCCGCAGAGCGGGATTCCGTTTGGTGGTGTTGACTCCTGATTCAGGGGCCGGATCGATCAAAGCGTTTCAGTCGGACCAGTTGGCAACGGAGTCGGTTGCGTTTCAGAAAACGCATTTGCTGATGACGCTCAACGATGCGCGGCGATATTTACGCGAACCGATCCAGGAGAACGCAGCGTTGTGGTCTCGCCATCAGTATGTGGCGTCTGGATTGGCCGGCAACTACGCGAAGTATCGTGCTTGGATGAATCACGCTGCCCATCGTTTGCTGTTTCGACGCCAGTTTGTTCATCGAGCATTTGACGCCGTGGATCGCAAGTTTCATCGGCGTGCGGCGTTGGTGGACAAGCTTCGGTCGATCTCACCGTCGCTGGTCGTTTCAACCTATCCTGTCGATCCGTTCGAGATCAGTGGGTTGTTGGCTGCGAAGGAATTGGGAATCAAGACGGTCGGGCATCTGCTTTCGTGGGACAATATCACCTGTAAAGGAAGGTTCACGGCGGTTCCCGACTATTTCGTCAGTTGGGGGCCTGTCATGTCGGAGGAGATTGAGCAGCACTATGGAGTGGATTGCGATCGGATCTTTCCAGTGGGCGTGCCTCACTTTGATGCACATCGAGAGGAGATCGATCCGAGCCTGAACAGTGATGTGTTGCAAGATTTGGGGTTGGACCCTGGCAAGCCGTATCTCTTCCTCGGAATGAGTGCTCCGATTTTTGCGCCTCACGAAATCGATGTTGTGCAGTGGCTTGCCGACAATGTGTCCACTGGGCGCTTCGGCGACGATATGCAACTGGTGATCCGTCCTCATCCACAGAATGTGACCGGGAACATGGCCGACGTGAGTTGGCTCGATCGACTCAAGGCAATGCGCAGCAGTCGAGTCGCATTGAATTTGCCATTGTTGAGTCAGCGTGGTCTGAGTTGGGACTTGGAGACTCGCGATCTGACCGTCTTGGTGAATCTGTTGGCCGGGTGCTCGATCTGTCTCAACAGCGGATCAACGCTTTCGATCGATGCACTGGCGCACAACAAACCAGTTGTTTTGACGATGTTTGATGCCGATCGAACCGATTTGCCGTGGTGGCAGTCTGCGAGCAGGATTCGTGAGTATCCACATTACAAGAAACTGATCGAAATGGGAGGCGTTTCTCCTGTTGATTCCTTTGCGCAACTGGAAGCTGAAATCGACGCCTATCTCACAGATCCGGATCGCAACCATCAGCAACGAGCAGAGACTTTGGCACGGGAGTGCCGAGCCATCGATGGTCTGAGTTGTGAGCGAGTTGCGACCGCATTCGACCGAATTCTTGAGATGGGAAATTGA
- a CDS encoding NAD-dependent epimerase/dehydratase family protein, producing the protein MSKNILITGGAGNVGGSLACRLTEEPSNHVVILDNLSTGCASKLPPKSRANWTFIKADANDQSDVTEIMTSYRFDYVFHYAAVVGVQRTLKNPVSVLNDVDGIRNVLRASKNTGVKRVFYSSSSEVYGEPVELPQNELTTPLNSRLPYAIIKNLGESFFRSYYEEYGLEYNIFRFFNTYGPKQTTDFVVPKFIDAALRNEDIPVYGDGNQTRTFCYIDDNLDTVINVLSDDRWSNQVINIGSDVELTIIELAELIINETGSKSRIVHLPRLPEGDMTRRQPDNSLMREILQRDMTSLLDGLRKTIATHRESQ; encoded by the coding sequence ATGAGCAAGAACATTTTGATCACTGGTGGGGCGGGAAACGTAGGCGGAAGTCTTGCCTGTCGACTCACAGAGGAGCCGTCGAATCATGTTGTCATCCTGGACAATTTGAGCACCGGGTGCGCATCGAAGTTGCCCCCCAAGTCGAGAGCCAACTGGACGTTCATCAAGGCGGATGCCAATGACCAGTCTGACGTCACGGAGATCATGACGTCTTACCGATTTGACTACGTGTTTCATTACGCGGCAGTCGTCGGGGTTCAACGAACGCTGAAGAACCCTGTTTCGGTGTTGAATGATGTCGATGGAATCCGCAATGTGCTGCGAGCCAGTAAGAACACCGGTGTGAAACGCGTGTTCTATTCGTCATCCTCGGAGGTGTACGGGGAACCAGTGGAACTGCCGCAGAATGAGCTGACGACGCCACTCAATTCGCGACTTCCCTACGCGATCATCAAGAATCTTGGTGAATCTTTTTTCCGGTCGTACTACGAAGAGTACGGGTTGGAGTACAACATCTTTCGCTTCTTCAACACCTATGGGCCGAAGCAAACGACGGACTTCGTGGTTCCAAAGTTCATCGATGCGGCACTGAGGAACGAAGACATACCGGTGTACGGTGACGGTAACCAGACTCGGACCTTTTGCTATATCGACGACAATCTCGACACCGTGATTAATGTCTTAAGCGACGATCGATGGTCCAACCAAGTGATCAATATCGGCAGCGATGTCGAACTGACGATTATTGAATTGGCGGAGTTGATCATTAACGAAACCGGCTCAAAGTCTCGCATCGTGCATCTACCTCGTTTACCTGAAGGCGACATGACGCGACGGCAGCCCGATAATTCCCTGATGCGAGAAATCCTGCAGCGTGACATGACCTCACTGTTGGACGGGTTGCGGAAGACGATAGCGACCCATCGAGAAAGCCAGTAG
- the asnB gene encoding asparagine synthase (glutamine-hydrolyzing): MCGIFALFDSNETEIDPSRVREATETLSHRGPDFSDAIVDEHVGLGHTRLSIVDLTAGANQPFTIDGGRFTLVYNGEIYNFAQLKSELEALGVRFRTHCDTEVLAYGLKHWGVDCLRKLNGIFAFAFWDRDAKTLTVARDRLGVKPLYLYSHGGQLVLASEIKAILHAVPELKREVQFQAFSEFLQFGVSLGGKTLFAGISQLPPASYAIWSRGDQSPVTGVYWYPEPGGYSGTVGDAIEETRERLEAAVRSQLTGDVPIGVFLSGGLDSSAITAFASRHYPGKLRTFSVAFDFADKSELELAKLVAERFDTEHHEVQVSGFGLEATVSALVECHDLPFGDSANIPLYLLCRQNLADIKVVLQGDGGDELFGGYRRYRTLTHEAFYRCIAQVLRIPGISGALPQRLSRYLQCFLPKNRGDRFARLLTTETSTERLSGVFSDGIGRRLLDQQPFERYKEIAGKYSSLDSVQAMLLTDLEIVLPDVFLEKVDRASMANGIEVRVPLLENDLVDFAVSLPSSFKVRSGVQKWLLRESLSGIVPSEILTARKSGFGVPYSAWLRGPLNEMARDHFAGMAEKGMLKQSAVDAMLARHQSGSERDAFFLWKLFQLAIWFDKYQVAM; encoded by the coding sequence ATGTGTGGAATCTTTGCCCTTTTTGATTCGAATGAAACCGAGATTGATCCGTCTCGGGTTCGCGAGGCGACCGAAACGTTGTCTCATCGCGGTCCAGATTTCAGTGATGCTATTGTCGATGAGCATGTGGGATTGGGGCATACACGATTAAGCATCGTCGACTTGACCGCGGGAGCCAATCAGCCATTTACCATTGACGGCGGTAGGTTTACCCTGGTCTACAACGGTGAAATCTACAACTTTGCTCAGCTCAAGTCCGAGTTGGAAGCTCTCGGAGTGCGGTTCCGTACCCACTGCGATACCGAAGTGTTGGCCTATGGCTTGAAGCACTGGGGAGTTGATTGTCTAAGGAAGCTCAATGGGATCTTTGCGTTCGCGTTTTGGGATCGTGATGCCAAGACGCTGACGGTCGCGAGAGACCGGTTGGGCGTCAAGCCGCTGTACCTTTATTCCCATGGCGGGCAGTTGGTGCTCGCTTCGGAGATCAAGGCGATTTTGCACGCGGTACCGGAGCTGAAGCGAGAAGTGCAGTTTCAGGCGTTTTCCGAGTTCCTGCAATTTGGAGTTTCGCTGGGTGGCAAGACTCTATTCGCGGGAATCTCGCAGTTGCCGCCTGCGAGCTATGCGATCTGGAGTCGCGGTGATCAGTCGCCGGTGACGGGAGTCTATTGGTATCCGGAACCTGGTGGATACTCGGGAACAGTTGGAGATGCGATTGAGGAGACACGCGAGCGATTGGAGGCGGCGGTTCGATCTCAGTTGACGGGAGATGTTCCGATTGGCGTGTTTCTCAGCGGCGGTTTGGATTCTTCGGCCATCACTGCGTTTGCGTCCCGGCATTACCCAGGAAAGCTCCGGACATTCTCGGTGGCCTTTGATTTCGCTGACAAAAGTGAGTTGGAATTGGCCAAGCTCGTTGCGGAGCGATTTGATACGGAGCATCACGAGGTTCAAGTTTCCGGTTTTGGGCTGGAGGCAACCGTTTCGGCGTTGGTGGAGTGCCATGATTTGCCCTTTGGCGATTCGGCAAATATTCCGTTGTACCTGCTGTGCAGACAGAATCTTGCAGACATCAAGGTTGTGTTGCAGGGCGATGGCGGAGATGAATTGTTTGGAGGATATCGGCGATATCGAACGCTGACTCATGAGGCGTTCTATCGGTGCATCGCTCAAGTTCTCAGGATTCCCGGAATTTCGGGTGCACTGCCTCAGCGTCTCTCACGGTATCTGCAATGCTTCCTGCCCAAAAATAGAGGAGACAGGTTCGCACGGTTGTTGACGACCGAAACCTCGACAGAACGATTGAGTGGTGTGTTTAGTGATGGCATCGGGCGTCGATTGCTGGATCAACAACCGTTTGAGCGATACAAAGAAATCGCCGGTAAGTACTCGAGTTTGGACAGTGTCCAAGCAATGTTGCTGACGGACCTGGAGATTGTATTGCCCGACGTATTTCTGGAGAAAGTCGATCGAGCGTCGATGGCAAATGGAATAGAAGTGCGAGTGCCGTTACTTGAGAATGACTTGGTCGACTTTGCTGTATCGCTTCCTAGTTCATTCAAGGTCCGTTCGGGCGTACAGAAGTGGTTGCTTCGCGAGTCTCTTTCGGGAATTGTTCCTAGTGAGATATTGACAGCGAGGAAGTCTGGATTTGGCGTGCCCTACTCAGCGTGGTTGCGAGGGCCGCTCAATGAAATGGCTCGTGACCATTTTGCGGGCATGGCTGAAAAGGGCATGCTGAAGCAGTCTGCTGTGGATGCAATGCTGGCGAGGCATCAATCTGGATCAGAGCGTGATGCGTTCTTCTTGTGGAAACTGTTTCAGTTGGCGATCTGGTTCGATAAGTATCAGGTGGCGATGTGA
- the neuC gene encoding UDP-N-acetylglucosamine 2-epimerase, whose protein sequence is MIVKQDQSDDRVRKVCVVVTARPSYSRVRSALYAIQQHPKLELQLVVAASALLDRYGNVMQEIENDGFQVAERVFMVLEGENPTSMAKTTGIGVMELSTVFLKLEPDVVVTIADRYETIATAIAGSYMNISVAHIQGGEVTGSIDEKVRHAVTKLSDIHLVASENARQRVIRLGENPDQVFCTGCPSTDIAAQIAADPELDFDPIERYGGVGKLKSISDDYVVVMQHPVTTEYADSRRHVEMTLRATSQLGMPVLWFWPNVDAGSDGTSTGIRSFRERNDAERFHFFKNMSPTDFLKLLLGSRCLIGNSSVGIRECAYLGVPVVNIGSRQSGRQRGLNVIDVDYDEIEILAAARKQANHGRYASDPIYGDGSAGIKIAEVLATCQLSISKTLSY, encoded by the coding sequence ATGATTGTGAAACAGGACCAGTCAGACGATCGCGTGCGCAAGGTCTGTGTCGTGGTCACGGCGCGCCCAAGTTACAGTCGTGTCCGATCAGCACTTTACGCGATACAGCAACATCCAAAATTGGAGTTGCAACTGGTGGTCGCTGCCTCCGCGCTATTGGATCGCTACGGCAACGTCATGCAAGAAATCGAGAACGACGGATTCCAGGTCGCCGAACGCGTGTTCATGGTGTTGGAAGGCGAGAATCCGACATCCATGGCAAAGACGACCGGGATCGGAGTGATGGAGTTGTCGACGGTCTTCTTGAAGCTTGAGCCGGATGTCGTCGTGACGATCGCCGATCGTTACGAAACGATCGCAACAGCCATCGCTGGTTCATACATGAACATTTCGGTGGCCCACATCCAAGGCGGCGAGGTCACCGGCTCCATTGACGAAAAAGTCCGGCACGCGGTGACAAAACTGTCCGACATTCACTTGGTCGCATCGGAGAATGCTCGTCAACGCGTGATTCGGCTCGGGGAGAACCCCGATCAGGTCTTTTGTACCGGTTGTCCTTCCACCGACATTGCGGCGCAAATCGCTGCAGATCCCGAACTGGATTTTGATCCGATTGAGCGATACGGTGGGGTTGGCAAGTTGAAGAGCATTTCCGATGACTACGTCGTCGTCATGCAGCACCCGGTGACTACGGAATACGCTGATTCGCGACGTCATGTCGAAATGACTCTCCGTGCGACTTCTCAGTTGGGCATGCCAGTCTTGTGGTTTTGGCCCAACGTCGATGCAGGGTCCGATGGGACCTCGACCGGAATTCGTTCGTTTCGAGAACGAAACGATGCCGAGAGATTTCACTTCTTTAAGAACATGTCGCCGACTGATTTCCTAAAGCTGTTGCTAGGCAGCCGATGTCTGATCGGCAATTCCAGCGTGGGAATCCGCGAATGCGCCTATCTGGGTGTTCCGGTCGTAAATATTGGGTCTAGACAGTCGGGGCGGCAACGAGGCCTGAATGTTATTGATGTGGACTACGACGAGATAGAGATTTTGGCGGCCGCAAGAAAACAGGCAAACCATGGGCGGTACGCAAGCGATCCGATCTACGGTGATGGCTCCGCAGGTATCAAGATCGCAGAAGTGCTGGCGACCTGTCAGTTGTCAATCAGCAAGACGCTGAGCTACTGA
- a CDS encoding glycosyltransferase family A protein gives MPIFIGDNHEYFRESAETLDLCLRSLFATIDERHVSVTVINNDSIPGVDQILEPYIVAKKIDRYVRNQTNRGKPDAVAAEIKAVYEPFVTLTDCDVLFRHGWMRRLEEVFLCHPSVGAVSPFPAPNHPFYKTATTWLYGLLHGKVRSGKFVEDSAIDEFLSSIGKPVEHFPVEAKRMQFSLKSNRCTTLIGGGHFVVMLRTAAFRRFDYLPRLAGASNGEQEIDAEPDRQGYQRLSTPEYHVYHLGNSVEPWFGAAVAEIESTPPLELHDDSEMSAIITSGPLLIGRLPMFFRRLAFLPVHALAKYYRGRVR, from the coding sequence ATGCCGATATTCATTGGTGACAACCATGAGTACTTTCGAGAGTCGGCGGAGACGCTGGATTTGTGTCTTCGAAGCTTGTTTGCCACGATTGACGAGCGTCATGTTTCTGTAACGGTGATCAACAACGACAGCATTCCCGGGGTTGATCAGATTCTGGAACCGTACATCGTTGCTAAGAAGATCGACCGCTATGTTCGCAATCAAACCAATCGCGGAAAACCAGACGCGGTGGCAGCAGAGATCAAGGCGGTCTATGAGCCGTTTGTGACTTTGACTGACTGTGACGTATTGTTCCGGCATGGTTGGATGCGACGACTGGAAGAGGTTTTTCTTTGCCACCCAAGCGTCGGTGCCGTTTCTCCGTTTCCAGCTCCCAATCATCCCTTTTACAAGACCGCGACAACTTGGCTGTATGGTCTACTGCATGGCAAGGTTCGCTCGGGCAAGTTTGTCGAGGACTCTGCCATCGACGAGTTTCTTTCTTCCATTGGAAAGCCCGTCGAGCATTTTCCTGTTGAAGCAAAGAGAATGCAGTTTTCGCTCAAGAGCAATCGGTGTACCACTTTGATCGGTGGAGGGCATTTCGTCGTGATGCTACGTACCGCAGCCTTCCGCCGTTTTGACTACCTGCCGAGGCTTGCGGGCGCCTCCAATGGCGAGCAGGAAATCGATGCAGAGCCAGATCGACAAGGGTATCAGCGTTTGTCGACACCAGAGTATCACGTGTACCACCTTGGCAACTCTGTGGAGCCATGGTTTGGAGCTGCAGTCGCGGAGATCGAATCGACGCCACCCTTAGAACTGCATGACGACAGCGAGATGTCCGCAATCATTACATCGGGACCACTGTTGATCGGTAGGTTGCCGATGTTTTTTCGACGACTGGCATTTCTACCCGTTCACGCGTTAGCAAAGTACTACCGAGGTCGAGTGAGATGA
- a CDS encoding lipopolysaccharide biosynthesis protein gives MDQTADAQGETLSSIERNQRESGFYIVLQQCVAFAVHFVQVFVLSRLLTSTDYGLAAMAGAIFAITSVFKDFGFSTSTLQVKDLRRQDSVNLFWIGTGMSAAICGVMLLGAPLCAKWFDEPAVIPLMIGYAGIFMLSSLGNQPTALAQRDFRFRELAIWRIAALVVGFFVAVIAAWYGLGAWSIVCFSLSVELISTTGAFWISGFVPGKLEDIGATRSHLKFGSVLTLGGFLGYASANVDRIIIGRYLGPDSLGYYSRAHNLVLVPVTKMLGGFKRFNVAALSQVIEDRTLFKQTIRKLQRLYLVPCTLFLVPAAAFSDDLVMFTMGEKWAPVAPLFAILAPYIWVHITLMICYLAHVAHADIRGLTFYYAICFSLLTVSLAIAARFGLTAVTIAFVLTGLIGVQGLLLMFAGRRGLIEVVGYVADYLVNVIVCVSVFAGLLLANGTVIDFDAPWMNLMCGYCLGFPVMLAAYWAFPRYRETLQSLLSDLKRVWVRLNRPSIA, from the coding sequence GTGGACCAGACCGCTGACGCTCAGGGCGAGACATTGTCAAGCATCGAGAGAAACCAACGCGAATCAGGCTTTTACATTGTCTTGCAGCAATGTGTGGCGTTTGCAGTCCACTTTGTGCAAGTGTTTGTGTTGAGTCGGCTGCTTACCTCCACCGACTATGGATTGGCGGCAATGGCGGGTGCCATTTTCGCCATCACATCTGTTTTCAAGGATTTCGGTTTCTCCACGTCAACCTTACAAGTCAAGGATCTTCGGCGACAGGATTCTGTCAACTTGTTCTGGATCGGAACGGGCATGTCGGCGGCAATCTGCGGCGTGATGTTGCTGGGGGCACCCTTGTGTGCAAAATGGTTCGATGAGCCGGCGGTCATACCGCTGATGATCGGGTACGCAGGGATCTTCATGCTCAGCAGTCTGGGCAACCAACCCACCGCGCTTGCTCAACGTGATTTTCGATTTCGTGAGTTGGCGATTTGGCGTATCGCCGCGTTGGTGGTTGGATTCTTCGTCGCCGTCATCGCAGCATGGTACGGCCTGGGCGCTTGGTCGATCGTTTGTTTCTCCCTGTCTGTGGAATTGATCTCAACGACTGGCGCATTTTGGATCAGTGGTTTTGTGCCCGGAAAATTGGAGGATATTGGTGCGACTCGATCGCACTTGAAATTTGGCAGCGTTTTGACGTTGGGTGGATTCTTGGGGTACGCAAGTGCAAACGTCGATCGAATCATTATCGGCAGATACTTGGGGCCGGACTCTCTGGGTTACTATTCACGGGCACACAATCTCGTACTCGTCCCCGTTACGAAGATGCTTGGTGGTTTCAAACGATTCAATGTCGCCGCTTTGTCGCAGGTGATTGAGGATAGGACGCTGTTCAAGCAAACCATTCGCAAGCTACAGCGTTTGTATCTCGTTCCGTGCACCTTGTTTCTCGTTCCTGCAGCGGCCTTTTCGGATGACTTGGTGATGTTCACGATGGGAGAGAAATGGGCACCAGTTGCTCCCCTGTTTGCGATTCTGGCTCCCTATATCTGGGTGCACATCACACTCATGATCTGCTACCTCGCGCACGTGGCTCATGCGGACATCCGTGGTTTGACGTTCTACTACGCGATCTGTTTCTCACTCTTGACCGTCAGCTTGGCGATTGCAGCGAGATTCGGTTTGACGGCTGTTACGATTGCCTTTGTTCTTACCGGGTTGATTGGTGTGCAGGGGCTGTTGCTGATGTTCGCTGGGCGACGGGGCCTCATTGAGGTCGTTGGCTACGTTGCGGACTACCTAGTCAACGTGATTGTTTGTGTTTCGGTTTTCGCGGGGCTGCTGCTGGCAAATGGGACGGTCATAGACTTTGACGCCCCGTGGATGAATCTGATGTGTGGATACTGCCTGGGGTTTCCCGTGATGCTCGCAGCTTATTGGGCGTTCCCTCGCTATCGAGAGACGCTGCAGTCGTTGCTCTCGGATTTGAAGCGGGTTTGGGTTCGGTTGAATCGACCTAGCATCGCTTGA
- a CDS encoding class I SAM-dependent methyltransferase, whose amino-acid sequence MNIGRTVRFLLNKRQLSYLYMMTHSGYLFQNGWIRSFAEQSPVAKDGTPVPWLTIPFVKFLTPRLDSSMTVLEYGSGNSTLFYSKLAQSVVSVESDSDWYNKLLSQVDQRVVDIHLKQLPEYITFAGTLGRQFDFIVVDGLERVQCSKEAVKLLSDRGVMVLDDCVREEYRPIYDHMKEAGFRCIEFFGMAPGSRKDNGTAVFYRDGNCLGI is encoded by the coding sequence ATGAATATTGGACGAACCGTTCGTTTTTTGTTGAACAAGCGGCAGTTGAGCTATTTGTACATGATGACGCATAGCGGGTATCTGTTTCAGAATGGCTGGATACGTTCGTTTGCAGAACAATCGCCTGTGGCGAAAGATGGAACACCGGTTCCATGGCTGACGATCCCATTTGTGAAGTTCCTGACACCTCGTCTCGATTCGTCAATGACTGTGTTGGAGTACGGCAGCGGAAACTCGACGCTGTTTTATTCCAAGTTGGCTCAATCTGTTGTTTCTGTTGAAAGCGACTCGGACTGGTACAACAAGCTGCTGTCTCAGGTTGATCAACGCGTCGTCGACATCCACCTCAAGCAATTGCCCGAGTACATCACGTTTGCGGGCACGTTAGGACGGCAGTTTGATTTCATTGTGGTGGACGGTTTGGAACGGGTGCAGTGTAGTAAGGAGGCCGTTAAGCTCTTGAGCGATCGTGGAGTGATGGTGTTGGACGACTGCGTCCGCGAAGAGTATCGGCCCATTTATGATCACATGAAAGAAGCCGGCTTCCGCTGTATCGAGTTCTTTGGAATGGCACCGGGGTCCCGGAAGGACAACGGAACGGCAGTGTTTTATCGTGACGGCAATTGTCTTGGAATCTGA
- a CDS encoding acyltransferase, with the protein MIGRMVQVVNRMRARQVRRYLERNGIDLSHVQCSHRLLVKRESGVPTGETFRIGEHTHLEGRYILGSEGRIVIGSHCSFRTGTHMSSRDLITIGDHVFGAEGIFIADNDNHPVSPLARKEMTCTPPGSVLWKMSDQVACKPVAIEDGVWIGRHAMILKGVRIGQWSIVAAGAVVTKDVPEFSIVAGNPGKVVKTIVNDFELSGED; encoded by the coding sequence ATGATCGGTCGAATGGTCCAAGTCGTCAATCGCATGCGTGCTCGTCAGGTACGCCGCTATCTGGAACGCAACGGGATTGATTTGTCTCATGTGCAATGTTCACATCGGCTGTTGGTTAAGAGAGAATCAGGTGTTCCAACGGGCGAAACCTTTCGCATCGGTGAGCACACCCATTTGGAAGGCCGCTACATTCTTGGCAGCGAGGGCCGGATCGTCATCGGATCGCATTGCAGTTTTCGAACTGGGACCCACATGTCCTCAAGAGATCTGATCACCATCGGCGATCATGTTTTTGGCGCAGAAGGGATTTTTATCGCTGACAATGACAATCACCCTGTATCGCCACTGGCCCGAAAGGAAATGACGTGTACGCCCCCTGGTTCAGTGCTCTGGAAAATGTCGGATCAAGTGGCATGCAAGCCGGTAGCGATCGAGGATGGCGTCTGGATCGGTCGTCACGCGATGATTTTGAAGGGAGTCAGGATTGGTCAGTGGTCGATTGTGGCTGCTGGTGCGGTGGTGACCAAAGATGTTCCTGAGTTCTCCATCGTCGCGGGGAACCCCGGCAAGGTTGTCAAAACAATTGTCAATGATTTTGAGTTGAGTGGCGAAGACTGA
- a CDS encoding cytidylyltransferase domain-containing protein, whose protein sequence is MKVLGVIPARGGSKGIPRKNLADVCGRPLIAWTIEQALAAESLDSVVLSTDDPEIADVGRRLGVEVPFLRPDELAQDSTPTIDVLVHLCQALQKDAKVYDAICLLQPTSPQRPGNLIDQCIERFSRSDADSLITVVRVPHQHNPHWVYWMNEGQSMELSTGGVEPIPRRQLLPDAFIRDGRVYLTKTQVIMQRRSLYGDHVVGFEAEPGINIDTMQDLESFRRVAESGQNSSR, encoded by the coding sequence ATGAAAGTACTCGGAGTGATACCCGCTCGCGGAGGTTCAAAAGGAATCCCTCGCAAGAACCTTGCCGATGTCTGTGGTCGTCCGTTGATCGCATGGACCATAGAGCAAGCCTTGGCGGCCGAGTCACTCGATAGCGTTGTCTTGTCCACGGATGATCCCGAGATAGCAGACGTCGGACGCCGGCTTGGTGTCGAAGTCCCTTTCCTGAGGCCTGATGAGCTTGCTCAGGATAGTACGCCCACCATCGATGTCTTGGTGCATCTTTGTCAGGCACTACAAAAAGACGCCAAGGTGTATGACGCCATTTGTTTGCTGCAGCCGACTAGTCCTCAGCGTCCAGGGAACCTCATTGATCAGTGTATCGAAAGGTTTAGTCGGTCTGATGCTGATTCACTGATCACGGTGGTGCGTGTGCCGCACCAGCACAATCCGCATTGGGTCTATTGGATGAATGAGGGCCAATCAATGGAGTTGTCGACCGGCGGCGTGGAACCCATTCCGAGACGACAGTTACTACCAGATGCTTTCATTCGAGACGGTCGGGTGTATCTGACCAAGACGCAGGTCATCATGCAGCGAAGATCGCTTTACGGCGATCATGTGGTTGGATTTGAAGCCGAGCCCGGCATCAATATCGACACGATGCAGGATTTGGAGAGTTTTCGACGAGTTGCCGAAAGTGGGCAGAATTCATCTCGATGA